acaatttcttaaatATTCAACTTTTCAGGAAACCACCTAAAGATAAATGTTaacttttctaattctgtaaaaggAGGAGTATTAATTTAGTAAAgtagttaaaatacaaaaaatggaaatctgcctttttttttttaaaggatctaTCAAACTTCCCTCAATTGTAATCAATTTTTACTAAGTAGTACAAGGTTTAAAGAAATCTATATTGAAAAGGATCAGAGTGGAACAGACACATTGGGAACCACAAAACCTCTTCcaagagttaaaaataaactttttttttcttttttagcaaaagtgaaaaaatgtaagcatatatttttctaatttatttttgaattggaTAATAAGCTGTGAATCAGCACTAGGTTTTTTTAATTGGATAATTATCCTTTAAAGAGTTGTTTAACAGTTtggactttaaaaaatgtgttatgtAGGCTGACttctgaaaagcaaaataaagtacCCTAATAAAGGCAGCAAAATGCATTAATCCACTATGAAtggagttttacattttaatttatgcctattatttatgtttataaaataatttcattcataGGCTACTCACGGTTGTTATCTGATGCATACAGAAGTGTTAAACAACCAATTGCTAGTTCAGTAGTTTCCTCATGACATCTAATGTTAAGCAAAAATTAGTATGGATATTTAAACATCACCAGTAACCaatacttttcaaaatgaaaaaagtttcAATTATACCATGCTTTTCTCAAATCATGCTCTTATTTATACAGATCTCAAGTTCATActcattatgttttaaaaagatcccAAACTGGATGGCAGGTACATtttattctgattctttttttattgttagcACGTTTCCCAGAAGTCCATAAACTTCTCCGTTTGCACTGTGTGGGCGAGAAGCATTATTTCCCATATGGCTATTGTAAGGGCTTCttaaattaaagaaagaagctctcGTTTCTGCAGTAGGAAGTAACTCTTCTTTGATTGTGACCTGTGAGACACTTTCAGCAGATGAAGGCTCCCTCCAAATGTCCTTGTCTTGTGTTTCTCGGCTGGTAACAGAATTGCCTCCTTTCTGCAGCATATAATATAGTATTGGGTTGGTTTTGGTCAGTCTTGGAGAGTCTTTTTCGTACTCATTCTTCTCCACATCAGTGATAACCCACTTAATGGGTCCTTTCTCACTGGGCATGGAACACCCATTCAAAAGCCCAGATTCTGGTCTAGACCCTGCACAGCCCAAGTGCTCAGGGAAAGTAGGACTTACAGGAGTTTTTACTACTCCTGGGTATGAAAATGTCCTGTTATCCATGCAACTGCTGGGCTGAGTGGGACTGTACATCAGtccatttaaagaagaaatgctaAATTCAGGTTTGCTGTTGGTCACATTATTTTTGTGTCCTTTCTTTTTACTGTCAGCAACAGAGTTACTTCTGTGCGGGGACAAATCTCGCACACAGTTTTCTGAGAGAAGCAGCTGTTTCAGAACATTGAAGCTTTTGCTCTCTCTGGCCCAACTCCTATGTTCACTTTCGCTGGCTGAGCCATGACCAGCAGGATATTTAAACTCAAGATCATTTCTGCTAAATTTCAGCTCTTCCTGGTTAAGCAAGGACCCATACAGTACTTCTGGGGCACTGTGATTGTTTGCAGCATCAACAAcgttgtttttcatctttttaaatggaTTTTCTAATGGCTCAGTATAAAGCTTCCTTTTCTTAGGGACCATGCACAGATTCTTTGATTCTAGAAGTGCCATTTCATTATTTCTGTGACTCTTGTCTGAATCATCTGCCAGGTAACTATCTGGATTTTGTCTTAGCAATCGACTTAAGAGACCattctttgagaaagaaaaatcctgAGGTGAAACAGGCTCCGATTTAAAGTCTTCGGACACTGGTAAGGCAGGTGCGCTTCTCTGCACAGCAGGAGCCATACCCAAGAATGGAGCACTCTTGGCATCACGGCTCAAGTGCATATTTGTATTAGGAATTTGTAAGTCATCACAAGGCTCAGATTTTATTTTCACCATCAATATTTGTTCACTTAAAGCTCTCTCTGAGTGTTCCTGAGTACTTTCATCTCTTAAGggagttttctctttcttttcacttttaccTTTGTTGGGGTTTCCCAGGAGCAACTGGAGGACAGTGCGTCTTTCAAGcagattttctatttcagaaCCGGAAAGCCCTGGTTCAGGACCTGTTGGTTGACTACTAAATGCTTGACTTTCTTCAGCTGCATTCGTTTTATTTGAGAGCAAAGGGCTATTTAATCTATCAATCACACCTATCGGTTTATCTGTGTTTACAGTTAACAGCTGTTTGCTGGGTCTCTGCTCTTCCACTGACATGGAAGACTGCAGTCCACATTGTGCTAAGTTTTGTAACAGCTTACTGGCACTAAAAGTTGCAGAGTTTTGTGCACCTTCGTTTTGGGCTGGTTTCTCTCCTGGCGTGTCTTTGCTTTTTGTAAGGTCCATTGAGTGGTCAGATGCAGTCTTTTCAGACTGAGTACTGCAGGCATACGGTGGGGAATTCCATTTGATGACCAGAGAGTGTTGAGAGAGATTGATGGGAGACTCTGCTTTGGCTGACGTAAGTAATGGTGGAGTGCTCACTGGCGTAGTCCGATTTGTACTGGGGCTTTCTATCACAGAAGTCCTTGCATAATTTTGTGTACTGAACTTGGTCACATCATTGTGTACTCCCTGAGGGCTGgtgtttttttctacattttcttcattcttatgGCCAAGTAGCAATTGAAGAAGTGTTACTTTCTGGTGTGAGTTTAGCTTAGAACTCTTTGAGGTATCTTGATCTTCTTTGATATCTACGTCTGGGACTTTTGGATCCCAAGTGTTTAGCAAGGATTGAGTAAAGTTATCCAGGGAAACAGGTTGGTCAGATTCTGATTTTTCAGTTCGGTGTTTGCAAGACAAGTCTATGGGAACACAGTTGGAGTAAGAACTTTCATCACCACTGCTGTCATCTGTAAAACTAGGATTGTTATCTGAATATTCATCAATAGTTGTAGGTGTACTACTTTCCTCAAAAATGCTGCCTCTCTCACTGTGACTGTGTCCATTCATTGGCTTAGGCATAGTCTGGCTTTTAAGAAGATGTAAAAGCAAACTATTGTTAGCGGcttgttttatattgtttctttCCAGTGAGTTCTTATAACCTGCATTTTTAGGGGAAGAAGGAATGATACCCATTGGATTTTGAAATGTCGTAGCACTACTTTTGCTAGCCATCAGTTTGCTTGATGATGTTCTAGCCTGACCATTAAGATGGCTTGACATTGCTTTTGAAAGCTGGAAACTGCCAACATCCTTCTGGCCATTTTCTTGCAATCTGGCCATAGCAGCAAGTCTTTCACTTGCTGCTTGATttgcattttgtgtttttaaagcatGTTCTCGAGAATACTGCTGCAAATGGGCTTCGCTTGACAGAAGTAATGCTAACTGGCTACAAGCAACACTAGGTTTAGGTGAGGTGGCAGGACTAGCCCTTTTTTCCACCATGCTTGCAACAGCCTGTAATCTTGCAGCACATGACAATGGTTCACTCATGACCTTTGTTCCACTTTGTCCAACGTGATGAGGAGACTCTGCAAACCTATCTCTGATGAGGTTTTTAGTCACATCAGGAAGATTTGTATCAGGCTTTTGATCTTTAACTTTACTTTTCTTCAACAAAGTTTTTAAATGACTTGATGCAACACCATAGCACCTTAAATCCTTCTCCACTTTTAAAGAATCATGACTGAGGGCATATCCTTGCTCCTTGAGGCTCTGCCTAATTTGTTGTGACAGAGCAACAGTCTGCAGCCTAGAGCTGAATGACTGAAGCAAAGAGGCCAGTAATGTGCTATCCTGTTTGCCTTTAGGCACACTGTCAACCATGCCAGCTAGCAAAGCTTCCTTCTTTACGTTTAAATTTACGATAGAATCAGACAGCCTCTTCCGCTTTGCTGCATTCCAGTCCTCAGAAGACTGCAACAGTCTGGCTTTTTTGAGGTGCAGCATGCCAGATCCCTGATATGTATGTGTATTGAGAACTGGACCATTACTTTGACAGGTGGGAAACGCACTGCCAGAAATGTTAAAGTTCTGATCCTCTTCATTATTCCCAGCAGACTTTTTGTCGACGGCAGTACCTGATCCCCCTGCTGCCTGATGCATTAGTAATCCTTCTAGGTAAGTTAAAACAATAGAATCCTGGTGCACATCAGAGCCAAGCTCTTCTCCATGAGTCATGTTCAATAGAAGTGTTCACAAGGGCTTGGTTTCTATTCACTTTAAAGAATGGTTTTCTGTGGTGAGTGAGACGTAACTTTAATAAGTGAGTATCAGTTTATCACCTTCCATAGCAATCAGAGAGAGATGTACTGTTACATTCTGTCCAGGATTTCTTCTGGCAATGACAAGATAAATGCAATCTGACCACAGAGCTGATCAACTTCTATGCAAGAAGGAGGAGAATTCCTTAAAACACAGGTCTGTAGCAGTAAGCAGATAGAATCCTTAGTGaatatattctttttccttcttcatcgTTTGTTCCCCATTAAATGCAAATATCAGtgttctaaaaaaaataaaaataagaatagttaaGGAGGCAGAACTAGAATCGTTATGATACCTACAAGTAAAATAATATAGCATTTctaagtgtatatgtatattacacataaataatagacatatatatgGATTATAGTCACGTTAGTAATTTGTTTTATTGCCACTCCTATTCCATTGAAAATGTCTACTGGAAATCCTGTGGGTTAATCCATACTGTTAAAATGATCAAATCATTAGAGCAGAgaacatattttaatgttatataaCCATCTTCCAAAGCCCGCCAAGTCTCTGAATTTTCATAAGCACCTTTCTGCAGAGTAATGTGAATGTTAAGTCTCCTGTATAGCTTTATAGCTCTATAGGG
This window of the Rhinopithecus roxellana isolate Shanxi Qingling chromosome 13, ASM756505v1, whole genome shotgun sequence genome carries:
- the NRIP1 gene encoding nuclear receptor-interacting protein 1 encodes the protein MTHGEELGSDVHQDSIVLTYLEGLLMHQAAGGSGTAVDKKSAGNNEEDQNFNISGSAFPTCQSNGPVLNTHTYQGSGMLHLKKARLLQSSEDWNAAKRKRLSDSIVNLNVKKEALLAGMVDSVPKGKQDSTLLASLLQSFSSRLQTVALSQQIRQSLKEQGYALSHDSLKVEKDLRCYGVASSHLKTLLKKSKVKDQKPDTNLPDVTKNLIRDRFAESPHHVGQSGTKVMSEPLSCAARLQAVASMVEKRASPATSPKPSVACSQLALLLSSEAHLQQYSREHALKTQNANQAASERLAAMARLQENGQKDVGSFQLSKAMSSHLNGQARTSSSKLMASKSSATTFQNPMGIIPSSPKNAGYKNSLERNNIKQAANNSLLLHLLKSQTMPKPMNGHSHSERGSIFEESSTPTTIDEYSDNNPSFTDDSSGDESSYSNCVPIDLSCKHRTEKSESDQPVSLDNFTQSLLNTWDPKVPDVDIKEDQDTSKSSKLNSHQKVTLLQLLLGHKNEENVEKNTSPQGVHNDVTKFSTQNYARTSVIESPSTNRTTPVSTPPLLTSAKAESPINLSQHSLVIKWNSPPYACSTQSEKTASDHSMDLTKSKDTPGEKPAQNEGAQNSATFSASKLLQNLAQCGLQSSMSVEEQRPSKQLLTVNTDKPIGVIDRLNSPLLSNKTNAAEESQAFSSQPTGPEPGLSGSEIENLLERRTVLQLLLGNPNKGKSEKKEKTPLRDESTQEHSERALSEQILMVKIKSEPCDDLQIPNTNMHLSRDAKSAPFLGMAPAVQRSAPALPVSEDFKSEPVSPQDFSFSKNGLLSRLLRQNPDSYLADDSDKSHRNNEMALLESKNLCMVPKKRKLYTEPLENPFKKMKNNVVDAANNHSAPEVLYGSLLNQEELKFSRNDLEFKYPAGHGSASESEHRSWARESKSFNVLKQLLLSENCVRDLSPHRSNSVADSKKKGHKNNVTNSKPEFSISSLNGLMYSPTQPSSCMDNRTFSYPGVVKTPVSPTFPEHLGCAGSRPESGLLNGCSMPSEKGPIKWVITDVEKNEYEKDSPRLTKTNPILYYMLQKGGNSVTSRETQDKDIWREPSSAESVSQVTIKEELLPTAETRASFFNLRSPYNSHMGNNASRPHSANGEVYGLLGNVLTIKKESE